The region ACCGAAGACCTCGCCGCCCTCTCCGGAAAGGGCTACGCCACCATCAGGCGCCAGATCCACCGTTTCAGGCGGGAGTACGATTACACGGTCGAGGAGATCACCCAGGAGAACATCGACGAGGTCTGGGAGTTTCTGGTCGTCTGGTGCGAGTGGCGGGACTGCGACTCCGTGCCCATCCTTGTTTCCGAAAAAGAAGCCATCCTGTTTGCCGTAAACCATTTCTTCGATATCGGGCTTGAGGGGTGGATCGTCAGAATCGGCGGCACCATCGGGGCGATATCGGTCGTCGGGAGGGTCAATGCCGATATGGCGGTCGTCCACTTCGAGAAGGCGCTCCCCGAGACCTACCGGGATATCTACAAGGTAATCACGACAGAGACGGCGGCAGGGCTCCGGAACCGCTGCCGCTACATCAACAGAGAGTGCGACATGGGCGTGCCCGGGCTTCGCGAATCAAAGACCCGCTACCACCCGGCCTACATGGTCGAGGTGCATTACGCGACCCGAGGCGACCTAGAGGCATGCCGCAGATGACCGCCGATCTTGTGCTCCGGAACGTGGCGCTCCCGACAGGCCGGCGCGCCGACGTCGTCGTCGCCGGGGGTATCGTCCGGCACGTCGGCGCACCGGTGCGTGCCGACGAGACGATCGACTGCAGCAGGTATGTCTGCCTCCCGGGAGCGGTCGATATGCACGTTCATATGCGCGGTGGGGTGCAGGCCGAGAAGGAAGACTGGCGGACCGGCACGATGAGCGCGGTCGCCGGCGGGGTGACGGTCGTGGTCGACCAGCCCAACACCGTCCCCCCCATCACCACGCCGGACCTCCTCCGTGCCCGGGTCCGCGAGGCGGAGACGCATGCCGTATGCGGGTTTTCAGTGAACGCGGGCGTTTCGCCGGATGCCGATCTTGCCGGGATGTGGGATGCCGGTGCGACGGCGTTCGGGGAGACCTTCGCCGCACCGTCGAGTTACGGTCAGGGGCTCGACCCGGAGACTCTCAAGAGGTTGTTAGGCCGCATCCATGCCCTCGGAGGGCTCGCCACGGTCCATGCGGAGGAGGTCGCGGATTCGGCGCCGAGAACGCTTGCCGACCACGACCGCGCGCGGTCCGGGGCCGGGGAGGCGCGCGCCGTCCGGGTCGTCTCAGCCCTCGCACCCGAAGGCATGCGGCTCCATTTCTGTCACCTGAGCACCGCCGCCTCGGTCAAGGCCGCACGGGGCACGGTGGAGGTGACGCCCCACCACCTCTTCCTCTCGCATGAGATGTTTGAGGATGACGATACCCGGGCCCGGATGAACCCCCCGCTCAGGGACGAAGAGGCCCGCCGCGGCCTCTGGTCCTGCTGGGATGCGATCGACGTCGTCGCCTCCGACCACGCCCCGCACACGCTCCGCGAGAAGGCGCTGCCGTTCGAGGCGGCTCCCTCCGGTGTCCCCGGAGTCGAGACGATGGTGCCGCTCCTCGTGGCTGCAGTGCGGGAGAGGCGGATAACCCTCGCCTCGGTGATGGAGAAGACGTCGTGGAAGCCCGCCGCCATCCTCGGGATCCCACGCGCAGGGTTTGAGCCCGGCGACCGGGCGGACTTCGCCCTCTACCCCGATGAGATCACCCGGATCGACGCCTCCCGCCTCCACGCGAAGTGCGGATGGTCGCCGTTCGAGGGGCTCGGCGCAGTCTTCCCGGAAGAGGTGATCGTGCAGGGCAGGCGTGCCTACTCTCGCGGGGATTTCCATGAGGCGCGCCCGGCGTGGTACCCCGGGCAAGGATTTTTATCCTCACGCAGATAATAATATAGAGCCGATAAAGCGCATCTTATAGGTCCCCGGGTGATCACCTGGCGAGACGCCCGGATATGATCCGCGGGACAACCCAGGTGCGCGACAGGCACGCCCGGCATATAGGGTACGATCGGGTGAGGACCGGCACAAGCCGCCTGTGATCACCGTTCGTTAGTGTCGGGCGACACTTCTTCGGAGAACGTATGTTATGGAACCTTACGCCGATGCCGTTGTTGAAACCGGAAAAGGTGTCGCCATAGCGCTCGACGTTACGGCAGGCGCCAAAAAGGCATCGTTTCCAGCGGGCTACAACGAGTGGCGGAAGAGTATCCGCTGTCAGGTGGCGGCCCCTGCCGTCGGCGGGAAGGCAAACCGCGCCATCATCGATCTCGTCGCAGAGACGCTCGGCGTACCCCGCACCGACGTCTGCATCGCCTCAGGGCACACGTCTTCCTCGAAGGTCTTAGTTATCTCCGGTGTATCGAGATCCCGGATACTTGCGATCCTGAACACCTCCGGTGCCTGATCCCGAATGCGGATGGGATGCAGCGAGCACCGGTTCGGGGCGATCTTCGCAGCGGGTACTTGGGAATATACTAAATCAGAATCGAAACTCTAGCGAGCCTTTTTTTGGATTTTTCCCATGAAAAATCTTGCGCTCATAACGCCATCTGATTTAAGTAATTGCACTCTAGATATATAGTTGACCCTTATGTCCGCGCACATGAAGACCTGCATGGCATATGGCGATCAGATTTACCTTGAAGGGGGCAATACTCCATGTATTCACCAGATACTACAAAGTACCTTATCCATCTTACTCTGCAGATCGAGGGGGTGGTCGACAAACCCGACGTAGTTGGCGCTATCTTCGGCCAGACTGAAGGTTTGCTCGGCGAAGACCTTGACCTGCGGGATTTACAGAGGACCGGCCGGGTCGGCCGGATCGACGTCCAGATAATCACGAAACGAGGGGAGACGAAAGGCGAGATCCTCATATCGTCCTCGCTCGACCGTGCGGAGACCGCGCTCCTCGCATCGTCGCTTGAGACGATCGACCGGGTCGGGCCGTGCACGGCCCACGTGAAGGTCGACCGCATCGAGGACATCCGCGTGACCAAGCGGCGCAGAATCGTCGAGCGCGCAAAAGAACTCCTCCTCGAGGACTTCGACGAAGGCACCATCAACAGCGACGACCTGCTCGACGAGGTCAGGGAAGTCATCAGGATAGAGAAACTCGAACTCCTCGGCGAAGAGAAGGTGCATGCCGGGCCGAACGTCGTGGCCTCCGACGCCATCATCCTCGTCGAAGGGCGGGCCGACGTGATCAACCTGCTGCGGTACGGGATCAAGAACGCGGTTGCGGTCGAAGGAACCAATGTCCCGCGGATCATCACCGACCTCTGCTCGCAGAAGACCGCGACGACCCTGCTCGACGGGGACCGGGGCGGGGAACTGATCCTCCGCGAGCTCCTCCAGGTCGCCGAGATCGACTTCGTGGCATACAGCCCGCGGGGGAAGAGCGTCGAGGAGATGAGCCGCAAGGAGATCATCAAAGCGCTCCGGAACAAAGTGCCGGTGGAGGTGGTCACCGAGCATATCTCCGACGAAGGAACAGCGGAGCGGTTGCCGGTGCGCACCGCGCCGGCCGAGGTGCGGGTCTCCGAAGAAGACGAGCGGCCGTCGCAGCAGCGCAAGGACGGGAAGGAGGGAACC is a window of Methanoculleus sp. 7T DNA encoding:
- a CDS encoding DUF2156 domain-containing protein; this translates as MLKFSDFKPVSLDDRDLFWRHYRQYPQVHSDNTFANMVCWNHYADYRFAEQDGSIVLASTINGIKSFRPPIGPKNPDLIGDVIDLAIREGGESPLLILDPANEEWVRELYPDLTLHADRDFFDYIYRTEDLAALSGKGYATIRRQIHRFRREYDYTVEEITQENIDEVWEFLVVWCEWRDCDSVPILVSEKEAILFAVNHFFDIGLEGWIVRIGGTIGAISVVGRVNADMAVVHFEKALPETYRDIYKVITTETAAGLRNRCRYINRECDMGVPGLRESKTRYHPAYMVEVHYATRGDLEACRR
- a CDS encoding dihydroorotase, coding for MTADLVLRNVALPTGRRADVVVAGGIVRHVGAPVRADETIDCSRYVCLPGAVDMHVHMRGGVQAEKEDWRTGTMSAVAGGVTVVVDQPNTVPPITTPDLLRARVREAETHAVCGFSVNAGVSPDADLAGMWDAGATAFGETFAAPSSYGQGLDPETLKRLLGRIHALGGLATVHAEEVADSAPRTLADHDRARSGAGEARAVRVVSALAPEGMRLHFCHLSTAASVKAARGTVEVTPHHLFLSHEMFEDDDTRARMNPPLRDEEARRGLWSCWDAIDVVASDHAPHTLREKALPFEAAPSGVPGVETMVPLLVAAVRERRITLASVMEKTSWKPAAILGIPRAGFEPGDRADFALYPDEITRIDASRLHAKCGWSPFEGLGAVFPEEVIVQGRRAYSRGDFHEARPAWYPGQGFLSSRR
- a CDS encoding DUF167 domain-containing protein, whose amino-acid sequence is MEPYADAVVETGKGVAIALDVTAGAKKASFPAGYNEWRKSIRCQVAAPAVGGKANRAIIDLVAETLGVPRTDVCIASGHTSSSKVLVISGVSRSRILAILNTSGA
- the dnaG gene encoding DNA primase DnaG, which gives rise to MYSPDTTKYLIHLTLQIEGVVDKPDVVGAIFGQTEGLLGEDLDLRDLQRTGRVGRIDVQIITKRGETKGEILISSSLDRAETALLASSLETIDRVGPCTAHVKVDRIEDIRVTKRRRIVERAKELLLEDFDEGTINSDDLLDEVREVIRIEKLELLGEEKVHAGPNVVASDAIILVEGRADVINLLRYGIKNAVAVEGTNVPRIITDLCSQKTATTLLDGDRGGELILRELLQVAEIDFVAYSPRGKSVEEMSRKEIIKALRNKVPVEVVTEHISDEGTAERLPVRTAPAEVRVSEEDERPSQQRKDGKEGTQKPPSTLGEHMADVRDQKIARFLSPDYTVLMESSAADVEGALQTLSGDIEGLVVDRIIDQKLLDQIGGKNLEFVAARDFKGIIKRPLSIRLIKIG